The DNA segment AGCTGTGCGATAGAACCCAGTCTATTCTAGCCTACTGTATTTCTACATGAAAGTAGGGCCAGAAATAGCGGCTACTAAACGGGGCCCGAGATCTAAAACGGGATCAGGCCGTCGGGCAGTATGTTTGGTGACCCCAGGGGTGCCCATATCAAACTGGTCATAAACTCTGTGTGAGTTTCGAGGGAGGGGTGTAGAGATTAATAAGACCACGAGCAGACACAAGGATTTGAAGGGTTAATCCTTTCATACCAGTTACTCCCATCACTTTACACAATGTTCCTGCCTCCAGCATTGGCAACACACCAACTCATTTCGATCCAACTGCAACCACCGTcctagtgtgtgtttgcgtgtgcatgtgcttgtgtatggTTATAAAAGATACCAGTAGGTGTTAGGAACCTGCCATGGCATATTAAGTGAACTGTAAGAGACTGCAGGCATGTCTGTGATATCTACACTATTTATAGAAACAATGTGTTACTATATTGGGCAGGAGCCCTGCAGCAGACACAGAAAAAATGGTTATTGTAAAATGTGTTGCATTTTAAATAAAGTGCAATTACACCTATTCACTAATTTCATGTATCTTTAGACATACAATTGTATGCATGCATAAGGGTCAACAACAAATGAGTGTGTTATTTTTGCTCACCATGTGACTCCAGTCCCGCTCCCTGGCCAATCCCGTTGTCGTACGACTGCAAAAGGGTAAAACAACACAAAAGGAATGCTTTAAACCTAATCACTTCTTTTGGGACTGCTGAAATGCTGATGTATCAGCAAGTAGATCAAACATCAATTATTTCAATTTAGCTGAAAGGTATCTGCAAGCCGCCCTGGCTCTGATCTTACAAAGGAAGGGGTGTTCGGAGACAGACAAGAAACATTCATGTCTTCATGGTTCATCCTTTGTAATCCCACAAAAGCTGTGTGGTTTCCTTATCTCGACCACTAAAAGCCAGCCGACTGACTGTTGCTAGGCAACCTATGAAAACAGATGCAAAGAATGGAAAATTAGACTTTCCCGCCGTgttcctcacaaacacacacaaaatgaaatgTGTGGATTAATCCCTGGGTTTTAGACTGAGATTTAGTAGTTCAAATCATTTAAAGCAAGAATGACAGCTGCAGTGATTTTTCTAAAATATAGGTTACATTCTTTTAAGTGATGGCTGCATGTAAAACCTACAGAGTGAAGGCTTAATATTTGGTTTTAGATTATACATTAGGCTATATTTAGGTCTGGAAGATATCCGTTTTCCCTTTCAGTGGTTGAATACTGATGACAATAACATTAAGATATCACAAAGAGAACGATGATGTCTCAACCATTTGAGAATGGCCAGCTTCTGTCTAGCATTCTGCTTTACATGCATTGTAATATATGCAAAGGATATGATGAGGGATCATTTAAAATGGGATTTGTCACATGTAAATTTACCATCTGGGCAATGGACATGACAAGGCTAGTGCGAGTGCGTGAAtgcgtgtgtacgtttgtgtaaACTACAGGGAAACTTTATCTACAGACATTTCCCTCAAGGGGGCGGATGGGCCTGAAAACGTTTTTGAAAGAGAAACAAGCTGTCTGCAGTTGAGCttgcttcctgtgtgtgtgtgtaagacaagCATGTCATAATACACCACACTTTTGTGAATTAAAAGGTCAGACCTTAGACTGGAGCCGACGTGGTGAATGAGATAACAACTATCATCTCTCGGGGCTTTGGTTGTAGAGTAGGCTTGGCTACAAAACTGAGACAGATCTCTTACAAACCCTTTACACCCAGAGACAATGCTGCAGAAACTGATCCATTTCATAGGATGGAACAATTTTCGAAACTCAAGAGGCAGGGCCACTATCGATGTTCCACTAAATAGTTTCAATGACAGGTATTTAGTCGCACACTTATTTAAAACTCCATGTTCTTAAAGCTATTTTTTGCTTTATAAAAGGCATTTGTAAATAGTTGTCATTGCACAAAATTACAAACAAAAGATGTATTAAAGCCAAGAAACTAGCAAGCTTCGAAAACTGTGGTCTTCAAGGTATggcatagcacacacacacacacacacacacacacacacacacacacacacacacacacacacacacacacacacacacacacacacacacacacacacacacacacacacacacacacacacacttaatcgACAATTTGTGGTGAGCCCATTATTGCTCTTCAGTTCTTAGAAAGATCCTAGTAGGATGATAAAATAAACCCAAAGGTTCTAGGATCATACCTCAATTGCCACATCCTGCCAAAAATTGTCTGATAATGACTCAATTGTAGTAccctgggcatgtgtgtgtgcgcaagtgtgtgtaagagagtttgagagtgtgtgtgggtgggaatctgtgtgtgcgagtatgcgtgtgtgagtatgtgcgtgtgtgagagtgagtttgtgtgtgtgcggaagcgtgtacgagtgtgtgtgagagtgtgtgcgagtgcgtacGCACCATACTCCTCCTTATGTACTCGATGGCCTTGTGGATGTCCATCCCAGACCAGTCGTCCAGCATGTAGCAGATGCAGGCAGCGCAGTAGATGAACCGCATGTCGTTCTCACTTCCCTCCGGCACTGCGTAGAAACTGTCAACAAGattaacacccacacactatTCAGTGCAGTTCCCAGAGGGCCAACCAAAGGTTCAATGCCTTGCTCAAGGTCACTGGAAGCCGCTATTAACCCTAAAGGAACGTCTGCGACAGGGCAGGAAAACCAGGAGGAAATTCTCATGCACAAGGATAAAACAATCTATAAAAATTACAACCTCTCCCCTTTTCAAGACCTGGAAGAGCCAGGTCCAACCACTGCGCCACGATTCAACTAAGCTCAGCTCATGGAGGCGCTTAGTTGGTTTTTCTGGTGCTTGGACCCACCTGCCATCCTCAAGCTGCAGCGCCTTCAAGCCGGTCAGACAGGCCCGCTTGTTGACCCGACTCAGGTCGTCTCCTAGCAACAGCAGGGAAGCCAGGCCCGTGTAGGTCATGGCTATGTGGCCGCTGTCGTACGGATGGGCCATCCCTGGACCCTGGGTAACACGAGCAGCAGTGCACGTTGACATTTTATGTTGTGTTCACTTTGATTGCCGTACATGAACAGGCACCTCAAATGTCAGGGCTAAGGGTATTCGATTAAAAGCAAAGTTTGAAATTCAATACATTACTTTACAAAAAACCCATTACATCAATAGCAGAAAAAAATGTGACTAACTGCCAGAAAAAGGAAAGCTTCTGGATAATTTTACATTGCCCTGAGATATGGGAAATACCTTGGAGCTGTAAGGAAGTCCAATATGCGATGATCCCCGAAAGCCACAGCGCTGCATATTGGATTCTACAGGGAGAACAGGAGGTGCTGAACTCAAGGGTAGGGCTAGCAGACATATTTGCACACAACGTTGGCGCTTCAAAATGTGAACATGAACTTTGAGGAAAATGAAATAGCCTGAAGGCAGTCTTTCATCTTGACAACATCAACTAACCACAGCAGCATCAAGCCATCCTTTGTGTCTGCAATGTGCTGAATAGAGTGCTTGGCACAAGTCTAGGCAAGCTAGACTGAGTTACAAGTTACAagactgccatctagtggactTACAATGCACGTCCAATAGATAATAGACAATAGAAAACCAAATCACATCTACTCGGCTGATGTGATTTGTTTTAGATGAAAGGACAATTAAAGAACTGGTAACATAATACTGAACACATGATTGGAATTTTGTCAAATAATCAACACGATCACGTGATGACTGTGCTGATGTATTAAATAATTAACTATACAGAAGAGTTAAAAGCTTTCCAGATAGAAATGGTCTATAATTCATGAACACAAAAGCACTtggccagaaaaaaataaagcaataaCTTTCAGTTGAGTATCGTTTTAACTGAAGGCAGGGTTTGAAAGAGGCTACCATGGATTTGTAACACTATATCGTTAGAGATTTTATAATGacgacaaaacaacaacaaccatgaAGCATTATCTTATCTGACTTCTGCATTGAAATGGGCACCTTGTGGCATTGATAAGTTGTTATTGATAGAAATATTGTGACGATTAACCGCTGTAAACCTCCCTCTGTAACACACTTTCGTTTAGACAATTTGAGCATAGCTAATTTTCGGATTCTTCATTCGATCGACCTCAAACTTGTCGGGTGTATTGCTGAACAGGCGCTGCATTGGAAGGGTACAACTCACCGTCCTCGGTGGGTAAGACCTGGAGGGAGTAGATCCACTCAATCATGTTGTCCTTATCAATGACATGAAGAGCATCCAATACGTCTAGACCAGACAGTGCGAAGAACACGATGGTCAACCtggagagacaaacacacgtcATAGGTTAGCCCTTTAAAATATGAATCTTGCATTCTAGTATTACTCATAAATAATCAAAATGGGTCTATGAATGGAGTGATAGGGCATGCTAGACACGCCAAGAGAAATAGTCAATTCGTTAGGTAAAATAGCCGTAATCATTAACATTGACCAAAAGATGCTAAGAACAATAACAATGTCAGTAAGTTATCAAATCGAGTGTCACCAGATGAACTGTTGACCAAAGTTTGGTCATTAGGGGTCATTTTTATAAGTCATTGAATGGTCTAAATAGGCTTCCAAATATCACTACAAACTACCAACATTCCGTAGAGCATCAGCCATCATATTGTCCATGTTTTGACATTTCAACAAGGATGTGATCCAACCCTAAGGACCACATCTCTCTGGGCACAGAGACTAGCTTAAACTAGCATGAGGCTAGTCGCGTTCCTTAAAACCGATACAGTGTGTATTCTGGCAGCCGTACCTGGTGGTTTCTAATGAGGAATATCTCTCGGGTAACACCTGAAGCGATCTTTGAAAGAATCGCACATGTCGATCTTTTAAAAAGTCTATTTGTTCAAATTCTTCTATTTGGTTTCCTTCTTCCGACATTTTTGCCACCGGAATTACGAGGATTATATTCCGGTCTAAcatttttcaaagtaaaagtgtaGACCAAGGCATTCAACAATGACGTTTATGCTACAAACGAAATACAATCCTATTTTACTTACGAGCATTAAATAAAGTGCGATCTTATAAAACAGGACACAACGAGCATGTTAAATAAGCATTAATTAAAAGGGCAGTTGTATTATATTGATTTTATTTGCACAAAACAAGTAAACTATGTaccaaaaccaaaacacacaagGCACAACGTTTTCTTGAAGTCACTGCACTTGGATTAATTTGGCATTAAACAGAAAAAATTGCATGAATCCAATTTGGTCTTCAAAAGGCACTCATCATAGGCCTTGTCTCCAGGCAGGAATTGCTCTGTAAGAAATAGAGTTAAAGTTATGAAATATATACCTTTTAATCTTTTAATATACTTATTTGTAAGGTTATTTAAAGAAACAGTGAAATCtccaatttaaaaaaacattcaataacgttcaacctaaaataaaattatCTAAACACAACCATAATCCTAAAACACAAAAGATATTTGATTTGATAAttgcaaataaaaaaatctatttCAAGCATTAAATAGCTATGAGTAAGACCTGTGGGAGATCTGCATCAGGtaccctccttctcttcctccttctcctcctcctcctgagttTTCCAcgctcttcatcctctcctcccatcccttGGTTGGCCGGGTAAGCCTGGAGGGGTCACGGCCCATGTGACCCTCCACCTGAATGGATTTGCATGAGACGGCGGTGATGACCATATAGCGATAACGCAACATAGACAGGTAGAATAACATGTTGTCATGGGGTGGAAACCATTATCCAGAGACTGTACGGGAGTATGTCAACGTAGACTAGTAATGTTTTTCCATGAAGTCATGTGGTGGACGCTGTTAGCCAGAGGGACTCTACGGagataaaacaatgttttatgGTTTTACTCGTAGTGTTTAAAATGAAGTCATCTGGGGGATGCAACCAAATTTGGAGTAGCTACAaagacaaatgtttttttctaattCATCTGTGAATAAGAGGTAATGGAGGTGGAACATCTCAATAATGGAATGAAGTTCAATTCACAAGTCCAAAGGGTATTGAAACTAACCTGTTAACAATCTGTTTATCGAAAGGGCGGGCTGGGGTGTTTGGGGTTAGAAAAGGTAAAGAAATGCCTTGAAATCAAGtgttttttcattcagataACTCTTACCTTTTCTTTCATTCTGGAAGAAATTCTCTTCTGCCTCTCCACCTGCTGTTGCTCCTTCTGCTGTTTCTCTTGCAGCTTTGTCTCCACCTTATGGAGATCCTTGAACACAGCAGGGAGGACACTCAGCGGTGGGGGAATGGAGACTCTTAAATGCTTAGatgcttattttttttctaactgCAGGATGACCAAAGCtacaaagtttatttttatgtaCTTTCATTCATGAATTGTTGGATGTCTATGGCAACAAAGATAAGTGTATATTTATGAATACCAGGACATACTTGTGGCAAATATGAAATCCTTATGCCTTTCGAATCATTTACACTGTATGTATGGTGATCAAACCAGAAGTCACAATGTCCAACCATATGGCCGAACATTGCAGCCATTTGAATAAAGTTAACCCAAATTAAACTCCCGGCGTGCCGTACAGCCTCATTGTTATGCTGATCATTACAAGCACCCCCCCCATTCAAGATCCAAATCAAAACCCCATTGATCCCGTGATACTTACCCGTCCCCAAAAATGCTTGATGCCTATCGTGGcttccctcctcctttcctctgccTCTCGCTGTAGCTCCTCCCTCCGGCTcctttcctgctcctcctcctcctccctcttcagtcggagctgttcctccaccaccagcttcACCTCCAACTGGCGCCTTCGCTCCTCCTGGTGCACCGAGACCCACCTCATTGTATAGACCCACCTCAGTGTATAGACCCACCTCAGTGTATAGACCCACCTCAGTGTATAGACCCACCTCAGTGTATAGACCCACCTCAGTGTATAGACCCACCTCAGTGTATAGACCCACCTCAGTGTATAGACCCACCTCAGTGTATAGACCCACCTCAGTGTATAGACCCACCTCAGTGTATAGACCCACTTCAGTGTATAGACCCACCTCAGTATATTTTTTCCATTCATGAATTTTTGTAGTATGAGAGTATGTGTCGGATAACCAACAGTtttgtcatgttttgtattcCAAGCACTTGAGTATTGATCGATCGatttatcggccgatatttgcgttttttacgtgtatcagCATTtgccgattttttttttcttttgccttGATTTACAtacagttcaataaatgttcattttttaaattgagacttgtaacatttgttatcatcattgtgtcatttttatgatgtaaatttGAGGGACTAAAGGCAATATCGGCTTAGCCTCgaaatccagacccacatctagaaagctgtaaggtctggcaacgagtaatgaaaatggcccaactTGAGGCGTGGCAgcaagcatgcatttgaaaatatcactggATAACACACATTGAATAACACTACGAGCAATTAGAAGAGTACAAGGGGTGACATATCCAGACCAGCGGAGCTAACTAATAGATAAGACTCTTGCCGTATccggtcggtaaaacagcaacgctTTTGGCCCGCCCATTTCAGATACACCGATGTGATTGGttaatgttctgggccaggggtgagtatattgctcgttcccagagtgactcgCTGAGCCATTCAAATTGTTCTCTCgcgagaactctggatttccagggtagTATCGGCTCCAAAGGTTCAAGAAAATCTGTATCGTGTATCGATTAGCGGCTAGGGCTGATgaaagaaaatcggtatcggtatTCGGTCAATCCCTACACTTGAGTCACTTTTTCAATTGAAGAGGAAAGAAGAATAAAACTCCACCTTGGCCCGTCTCCTCTGGTGTACCTCCTCGGCcagcctctctttctcctccagctcctctctactcctcttctcCAGCTTCCACTCCTCTAGTCGCCGTGCTGCCTGCAGCCTCTCCTCCCTGAAGCCATTAGCGTTCAAAAAAGTGTTGGGCAATTACTCTGTGtgtacgtatacacacacatagagatatTCTCCTCTTTGATCTACAGTTCAATCCGTTGGGGACACTTCCTGGATTGGTTTCATTCCCACACAACAATGGCACTTATGATCAAGTATTCTGTGGATAAGTTATTGGTGAAA comes from the Gadus chalcogrammus isolate NIFS_2021 chromosome 6, NIFS_Gcha_1.0, whole genome shotgun sequence genome and includes:
- the pggt1b gene encoding geranylgeranyl transferase type-1 subunit beta, whose protein sequence is MLDRNIILVIPVAKMSEEGNQIEEFEQIDFLKDRHVRFFQRSLQVLPERYSSLETTRLTIVFFALSGLDVLDALHVIDKDNMIEWIYSLQVLPTEDESNMQRCGFRGSSHIGLPYSSKGPGMAHPYDSGHIAMTYTGLASLLLLGDDLSRVNKRACLTGLKALQLEDGSFYAVPEGSENDMRFIYCAACICYMLDDWSGMDIHKAIEYIRRSMSYDNGIGQGAGLESHGGSTFCAVASLRLMGRLEETLSERELDRIRRWCIMRQQTGFHGRPNKPVDTCYSFWVGATLELLDVFQYTNYEKNRNYILSTQDRLVGGFAKWPDSHPDPLHAYFGLCGLSLLGEPELMKVHPALNVTQRAFQHLQQLQQAWRDNVSSCT